One part of the Moraxella sp. FZFQ2102 genome encodes these proteins:
- a CDS encoding ShlB/FhaC/HecB family hemolysin secretion/activation protein has product MTRFCLNPLTLTTWIALGVIPPINTAQAADDFLTTNTTNQTLIQAQDARNQALLEQLVPNPSVVVDTVSTDTTTQTQEQPTADNAICFDIHKMGYSVLSQDDIVFADKLGFALVPEIMGGSSVLGKCMTVTDINAIATRVQNRLIEQGYVTSRIMVGDQNLADGELRLTLIPGKIAQVVVNTADSKVPVYVKNTVKDTANQSYPVILDTALTTQPGKLLNIRDLETTLENFKRVPSADATFKIAPSDELQVIGIGFSDILIDYTQHRRIRGSLSIDDSGSKSTGKYQGVATLSVDNLANLNDLFYLSFGRDLGNQINDDKDYPSDKSKGSKNYGIGYVIPIKNRGLY; this is encoded by the coding sequence ATGACACGCTTTTGTTTAAACCCGTTAACCCTAACCACTTGGATTGCTTTAGGAGTTATCCCACCAATCAATACCGCACAAGCGGCGGATGATTTCTTGACCACCAACACCACCAACCAAACCCTAATCCAAGCTCAAGATGCTCGCAATCAGGCATTGCTAGAGCAATTGGTGCCAAATCCAAGCGTGGTGGTGGATACAGTTTCCACTGATACCACCACCCAAACCCAAGAACAACCAACAGCAGATAACGCCATTTGCTTTGATATTCATAAGATGGGTTATTCGGTGTTATCACAGGATGATATTGTCTTTGCCGACAAGCTTGGCTTTGCACTTGTGCCTGAAATCATGGGCGGCAGCAGTGTATTGGGTAAGTGTATGACAGTCACTGACATCAATGCCATTGCCACTCGTGTGCAAAACCGCTTAATTGAACAAGGCTATGTCACCAGTCGTATTATGGTAGGTGATCAGAATTTGGCGGATGGTGAGCTAAGATTAACCCTAATCCCAGGTAAGATTGCTCAGGTGGTGGTGAATACAGCGGATAGTAAAGTGCCTGTCTATGTTAAAAACACAGTCAAAGACACAGCCAATCAGTCTTATCCTGTTATCTTAGACACAGCACTCACCACACAACCAGGCAAGCTATTAAACATCCGTGATTTAGAAACCACGCTTGAGAATTTTAAACGCGTGCCAAGTGCTGATGCTACTTTTAAGATTGCACCGTCTGATGAGTTACAAGTGATTGGCATTGGCTTTAGTGATATTTTAATTGATTATACTCAACACCGCCGCATTCGTGGCAGTCTAAGCATTGATGATTCAGGCTCTAAATCTACAGGGAAATATCAAGGCGTGGCAACGCTTAGTGTAGATAATTTGGCAAATTTAAACGATTTATTCTATCTTAGCTTTGGGCGAGATTTGGGTAATCAAATCAATGATGACAAAGACTATCCGTCTGATAAGAGCAAAGGCTCTAAGAATTATGGCATTGGCTACGTTATTCCAATAAAAAATAGGGGGCTGTACTAG
- a CDS encoding IS1595 family transposase: MKITRCKLSKKVQVKLLEFFVLEVTARSAADLLEIHHNSAALFYHKIRLVIEYRLNLEACELFDGEVELDESYFGGIRKGKRGRAAAGKVAVFGLLKRNGKVYTACVKDTKAKTLMPIIASKIKPDSVVYTDSYRSYNALDVSDFKHFRINHSKEFANNHNHINGIENFWSQSKRILRKYNGIDKKHFHLFIKECEFRFNYGTPSNQLRLLRKWCGV, from the coding sequence ATGAAGATAACCCGTTGTAAATTAAGTAAAAAAGTTCAAGTTAAACTGCTTGAATTTTTTGTGCTTGAAGTCACCGCAAGATCAGCTGCTGATTTGTTAGAGATACATCATAATTCAGCTGCTTTGTTTTATCATAAAATTCGCTTGGTGATTGAATATCGCTTAAACCTTGAAGCTTGTGAATTATTTGACGGTGAAGTAGAATTGGATGAAAGCTATTTCGGTGGCATTCGTAAAGGCAAGCGTGGGCGTGCTGCTGCTGGCAAAGTTGCCGTATTTGGTCTTTTAAAACGCAATGGTAAGGTTTATACTGCCTGTGTTAAAGATACCAAAGCTAAGACATTAATGCCTATTATTGCCAGTAAAATCAAACCTGATAGCGTGGTTTATACAGATAGCTATCGAAGTTATAATGCTTTAGATGTGAGTGATTTTAAACACTTTAGAATTAATCATTCCAAAGAATTTGCAAACAATCATAATCATATTAACGGCATTGAAAACTTTTGGTCGCAATCCAAACGCATTCTAAGAAAATATAACGGTATTGACAAAAAGCATTTTCATTTATTTATCAAAGAATGCGAGTTTAGATTTAACTATGGCACACCATCCAATCAATTAAGATTGTTAAGAAAATGGTGTGGGGTTTAG
- a CDS encoding glyceraldehyde-3-phosphate dehydrogenase yields the protein MSANLYQSHLATRQAQEATAAKLIAALSLLAAKDVTVSFFGERVALSVAKVLALHDQHGVDVAASLALAESLVAQGTATTRIDLGQAIKAGKSAADFAQGTAAATDVVLYGFGRIGRILARLLMSRPASSAGLQLKAIVVRPAGEGDLAKRASLLERDSVHGWFDGSVSIDEANNGIIANGRFIQVIYAADPSEIDYTAYGIDNALVIDNTGKWKDEAGLGKHLASKGVAKVLLTAPAKGDIKNVVYGVNHATIGDDKIVSAASCTTNAITPTLKVLHDAFGVVNGHMETVHAFTNDQNLVDNHHKADRRGRAAPLNMVMTSTGAASAVSKAIPELKGKLSGNAIRVPTPNVSLAILNLNFEKEVGTADDLNAFMKAVAQSEQWQEQINYSDSPEAVSTDFVGSEKVAIFDAKATIANGNRATMYIWYDNEMGYSTQVIRVAEEMAGVRY from the coding sequence ATGTCTGCTAATTTGTACCAATCTCATTTGGCAACTCGCCAAGCCCAAGAAGCAACCGCAGCCAAGCTTATTGCAGCGTTAAGCTTGTTGGCAGCAAAAGATGTAACCGTATCGTTCTTTGGTGAGCGTGTGGCATTGTCTGTTGCCAAGGTGTTGGCACTGCATGATCAGCACGGCGTGGATGTGGCTGCATCATTGGCACTAGCAGAAAGCTTGGTTGCACAGGGTACGGCGACTACTCGTATTGACCTAGGTCAAGCCATCAAAGCAGGTAAGTCAGCAGCAGATTTCGCTCAAGGCACAGCAGCGGCGACAGATGTCGTACTGTATGGCTTTGGCCGTATCGGTCGTATCCTAGCGCGTCTATTGATGAGCCGTCCTGCATCATCAGCAGGCCTACAACTAAAAGCCATCGTCGTGCGTCCAGCAGGTGAAGGCGACCTTGCCAAGCGTGCAAGCTTACTAGAGCGTGACTCAGTACATGGTTGGTTTGATGGTAGCGTGAGCATCGATGAAGCCAATAACGGTATCATCGCCAATGGCCGCTTTATCCAAGTCATCTATGCAGCTGACCCAAGCGAAATCGACTACACCGCTTATGGTATTGATAATGCACTGGTCATCGACAACACTGGTAAATGGAAAGATGAAGCAGGTCTAGGAAAGCACCTAGCCTCAAAAGGCGTAGCAAAAGTACTACTAACCGCACCCGCCAAAGGCGACATCAAAAATGTGGTCTATGGTGTGAACCATGCCACCATCGGCGATGACAAAATCGTCTCAGCAGCCAGCTGCACCACCAACGCCATCACCCCAACACTAAAAGTACTACACGATGCCTTTGGTGTGGTCAATGGTCATATGGAAACGGTTCACGCTTTCACCAATGACCAAAACCTAGTGGATAACCACCACAAAGCCGACCGCCGTGGCCGTGCTGCACCGCTGAACATGGTGATGACTTCTACTGGCGCGGCATCTGCTGTCTCAAAAGCCATCCCAGAGCTAAAAGGCAAGCTATCAGGCAATGCCATCCGTGTACCGACACCAAATGTCTCATTGGCAATCTTGAACCTGAACTTCGAAAAAGAAGTCGGCACCGCTGATGATCTCAATGCCTTTATGAAAGCTGTCGCCCAAAGCGAACAATGGCAAGAGCAAATCAACTACTCAGATTCACCAGAAGCAGTCTCAACGGACTTCGTCGGTTCTGAAAAAGTGGCGATTTTTGATGCCAAAGCAACCATCGCCAATGGCAATCGTGCGACTATGTACATCTGGTACGATAACGAAATGGGCTATAGCACCCAAGTTATCCGTGTCGCTGAAGAAATGGCAGGCGTGCGTTACTAA
- a CDS encoding NUDIX domain-containing protein, with product MKLQNPHTNPIIRVAVAVIRHKDEFLLAMRKAHQHQGGKLEFVGGKIEQSESAPSALIREVQEEIGLDLQTDQLVRFGVIRHDYPDKSVELHIYQANLNNHQYQEFRHRTHGTEGQSLHWLGLSELLASADRLPKANVRIIDWLSMPSQIIISHALAHFAGIDEFINYYVDKLPNHAWFYLRPQADLVTTMQIYRAMRSKRADVQMIAGDGLYRAYQDEMAGVVVKISAKTLAQCEDVAFGLTQDIPQDIPQDVRLLLGVHDEVEVQRANRLAVNARVLAGLVSPVLPTLSHPDAPALSWDGFEKLASQLSMPAIALGGLSLCDNITAKQHGAIAISGIRGFL from the coding sequence ATGAAATTGCAAAATCCCCACACTAACCCAATTATCCGTGTCGCAGTGGCAGTCATTCGCCATAAGGATGAGTTTTTGCTTGCGATGCGCAAGGCTCATCAGCACCAAGGCGGTAAGCTTGAATTTGTCGGCGGCAAGATTGAACAGAGCGAATCAGCACCATCAGCACTCATCCGCGAAGTGCAAGAAGAGATTGGCTTGGATTTGCAAACCGACCAGTTGGTTCGTTTTGGCGTTATTCGTCATGATTATCCTGATAAATCTGTTGAGCTGCATATTTATCAAGCGAATTTAAATAATCATCAATACCAAGAGTTTCGACATCGCACACATGGCACAGAAGGGCAAAGTTTGCATTGGCTTGGATTATCAGAATTATTAGCAAGTGCTGATAGGCTGCCTAAGGCAAATGTTCGGATTATAGATTGGTTATCCATGCCATCACAGATCATCATTTCACACGCATTAGCGCACTTTGCAGGTATTGATGAATTTATTAATTATTATGTAGATAAGCTACCAAATCATGCATGGTTTTATCTGCGACCACAGGCTGATCTTGTGACCACCATGCAGATTTATCGCGCGATGAGAAGTAAGCGCGCTGATGTGCAGATGATTGCCGGTGATGGGCTGTACCGCGCTTATCAAGATGAGATGGCAGGCGTGGTGGTGAAAATATCTGCTAAGACTTTGGCGCAATGTGAAGATGTGGCGTTTGGCTTAACACAAGATATACCACAAGACATACCACAAGATGTGCGATTGCTACTGGGTGTGCATGATGAAGTAGAAGTGCAGCGCGCTAATCGCTTGGCGGTTAACGCGCGCGTACTGGCTGGCTTAGTCTCGCCTGTGCTGCCGACTTTAAGCCATCCTGATGCGCCTGCACTGAGTTGGGATGGTTTTGAAAAATTGGCAAGTCAATTAAGTATGCCTGCGATCGCCCTAGGTGGGTTATCCTTGTGTGATAATATCACCGCAAAACAGCACGGCGCGATCGCCATCAGCGGTATTCGTGGCTTTTTATAA
- the hemP gene encoding hemin uptake protein HemP, producing MTISIARYFSNRTHSHLPTLYSQNLFAMTKEVRIEHQGEEYRLRLTRNNRLILTK from the coding sequence ATGACTATCTCTATCGCGCGTTATTTTAGCAATCGCACGCACAGCCATTTGCCGACGCTGTATTCACAAAATCTGTTCGCCATGACCAAGGAAGTGCGTATCGAACATCAGGGTGAAGAATATCGCTTGCGTTTGACGCGCAACAATCGCTTGATCTTGACCAAATAA